Proteins found in one Brevibacillus brevis genomic segment:
- the rpsB gene encoding 30S ribosomal protein S2, with protein MAVISMKQLLEAGVHFGHQTRRWNPKMARYIFTERNGIYIIDLQKTVKKVEEAYNFVRELAQDGGKILFVGTKKQAQESVKEEAERTGHYFINQRWLGGTLTNFTTIKKRTARLAELKRMENDGTFAVLPKKEVIVLRKEMDRLEKFLGGIAHMDKLPDALFVIDPRKERIAVAEARKLGIPIVAIVDTNCDPDEIDYVIPGNDDAIRAVKLLTAKMADALLEGNQGTEQQATTTA; from the coding sequence ATGGCAGTAATTTCGATGAAACAATTGCTCGAGGCTGGTGTACACTTCGGTCACCAAACTCGTCGTTGGAACCCGAAAATGGCTCGCTATATCTTCACCGAACGTAACGGAATCTACATTATCGACCTACAAAAAACCGTTAAAAAAGTAGAGGAAGCGTACAACTTCGTGCGTGAACTCGCTCAAGACGGCGGAAAAATCCTCTTCGTAGGTACGAAGAAACAAGCACAAGAATCCGTTAAAGAAGAAGCAGAACGCACAGGTCACTACTTCATCAACCAACGTTGGTTGGGTGGTACTCTGACAAACTTCACAACCATCAAAAAACGTACTGCTCGCTTGGCTGAGCTGAAGCGTATGGAAAACGATGGTACTTTCGCAGTATTGCCTAAGAAAGAAGTTATCGTTCTGCGCAAAGAAATGGATCGTCTGGAAAAATTCTTGGGCGGTATCGCTCACATGGATAAACTGCCTGACGCTCTGTTTGTCATCGATCCTCGTAAAGAGCGCATCGCTGTAGCAGAAGCTCGTAAATTGGGTATCCCAATCGTAGCGATCGTAGATACTAACTGCGATCCAGATGAAATCGATTATGTGATCCCAGGTAACGATGACGCAATTCGCGCTGTGAAATTGCTCACTGCTAAAATGGCAGACGCTCTCCTGGAAGGAAACCAAGGTACAGAGCAACAAGCAACAACAACTGCGTAA
- a CDS encoding chemotaxis protein CheC: MGDFTKFGDFQFDVLREIGNIGAGHAATALSKLIQKEIDMKVPQVKIIPFDEVADCVGGAETVVVTVFLRVEGDCPGNMFFILDLDSAKHLLEQITGINKDVHEWEELEISALHEIGNILTGSYLSSLADFTQLNLQPSVPALAVDMAGAILSYGLIALGQAGDFALTIDTAFFEGNDQVKGNFFLIPDPESLPILFRSLGVPFDGDY, encoded by the coding sequence ATGGGCGATTTTACGAAGTTTGGGGATTTCCAATTTGACGTTTTACGGGAAATCGGGAATATCGGTGCTGGTCACGCTGCCACGGCTCTCTCCAAGCTCATACAAAAAGAAATCGATATGAAAGTTCCACAAGTCAAGATTATCCCCTTCGACGAAGTTGCAGATTGTGTCGGAGGAGCGGAAACTGTAGTAGTGACCGTCTTCCTCCGGGTTGAAGGCGATTGTCCAGGCAACATGTTTTTCATCCTTGATTTGGATTCAGCCAAGCACCTGCTCGAGCAAATCACAGGAATTAATAAAGATGTGCACGAGTGGGAAGAGCTGGAGATCTCCGCGTTGCATGAGATTGGCAACATCTTAACAGGTTCTTATTTATCATCGTTAGCTGATTTTACACAATTAAATTTACAGCCGTCCGTACCTGCACTCGCTGTGGATATGGCTGGAGCTATTCTAAGTTATGGATTAATAGCGTTGGGTCAAGCGGGTGACTTTGCCCTCACGATTGACACCGCTTTTTTCGAAGGCAATGATCAAGTAAAAGGGAACTTTTTCTTAATTCCTGATCCTGAATCGCTCCCAATACTATTTCGTTCATTAGGGGTTCCGTTCGATGGAGATTATTAA
- the tsf gene encoding translation elongation factor Ts codes for MAISAQAVKELRERTGAGMMDCKRALEETAGDMEKAIDLLRERGVAKAAKKSGRIAAEGLTATAVAGNVAAVVEVNCETDFVGKNPEFQTLVKDIAEHVVSQRPASVEEALEQPFKGAGETLGHVINEKIATIGENISFRRFALSEKTDNGVFGAYLHMGGRIGVLVTLEGTQDETLARDLGMHAAASNPRFANREEVSADEIEREREVLKNQALAEGKPANIVEKMVEGRLSKFFEEYVLVEQPFVKDTDKKVATLLKEAGATLKGFARFQVGEGIEKKQEDFAAEVMAQVNKQ; via the coding sequence ATGGCAATTAGTGCACAAGCGGTTAAAGAACTGCGCGAGCGTACAGGCGCAGGTATGATGGATTGCAAACGCGCGCTGGAAGAAACAGCAGGCGACATGGAAAAAGCAATTGACTTGCTCCGTGAGCGCGGTGTAGCGAAAGCAGCGAAAAAATCCGGACGTATTGCAGCTGAAGGTTTGACTGCGACAGCGGTAGCTGGAAACGTAGCAGCAGTTGTAGAAGTAAACTGCGAAACTGACTTCGTTGGTAAAAACCCTGAGTTCCAAACACTTGTGAAAGACATCGCTGAGCACGTTGTATCCCAACGTCCTGCATCTGTTGAAGAAGCTCTGGAGCAACCTTTCAAAGGTGCTGGCGAGACTTTGGGTCATGTAATCAACGAGAAAATCGCGACTATCGGAGAAAACATCTCCTTCCGTCGTTTTGCTCTCTCCGAGAAAACAGACAACGGCGTTTTCGGTGCTTACCTGCACATGGGTGGACGTATCGGCGTTCTGGTTACTTTGGAAGGTACACAAGACGAAACACTGGCTCGCGACCTGGGCATGCACGCAGCAGCGTCCAACCCACGTTTTGCTAACCGTGAAGAAGTTTCCGCTGATGAGATCGAGCGTGAGCGTGAAGTTCTGAAAAACCAAGCACTGGCTGAAGGCAAACCTGCTAACATCGTTGAGAAAATGGTAGAAGGCCGCCTCTCCAAATTCTTCGAAGAATACGTACTGGTTGAGCAACCATTCGTAAAAGATACTGACAAGAAAGTAGCTACTCTGCTGAAAGAAGCAGGAGCTACCTTGAAAGGTTTCGCTCGCTTCCAAGTAGGCGAAGGTATCGAGAAGAAACAAGAAGACTTCGCAGCTGAAGTAATGGCTCAAGTTAATAAGCAATAA
- a CDS encoding DUF6115 domain-containing protein has translation MDNMDVVYPILIGAGMISMLLAFIIKKKQPVDSFSSLPTQRTTDKDELEKSVQRLQKQVKQETNLLAAEWQEMRADLLEDIASLRKRLDYMEEQWQTSESHNKQEAPKDTHRIEPAPQVQEVDMLALRERYRRAFELSKEGLSRDEIAKRLGAGRGEIDLIFSLADRHERGLADA, from the coding sequence GTGGACAACATGGACGTAGTGTATCCCATCCTGATTGGAGCAGGAATGATCAGCATGCTTCTTGCTTTTATCATTAAAAAGAAGCAGCCTGTTGACTCCTTTTCCTCATTACCGACACAACGCACGACGGACAAGGACGAGCTCGAAAAAAGCGTGCAGCGTCTTCAAAAGCAGGTAAAGCAAGAAACTAATCTTCTTGCTGCAGAATGGCAGGAAATGAGAGCGGACCTTCTCGAGGATATCGCGAGTTTGCGCAAGCGATTAGACTATATGGAAGAGCAATGGCAAACGAGTGAAAGCCACAACAAGCAAGAAGCTCCAAAGGACACTCATAGGATAGAACCAGCACCTCAAGTACAAGAGGTGGATATGCTGGCACTGCGAGAACGTTATCGCCGTGCCTTTGAGCTGAGTAAAGAAGGTTTGTCTCGGGATGAGATCGCAAAACGACTAGGTGCCGGCAGAGGGGAAATCGATTTGATCTTTTCCTTGGCTGACAGGCATGAGCGAGGTCTGGCCGATGCGTAA
- the pyrH gene encoding UMP kinase: MPLPAYKRVVLKLSGEALAGDLGYGIDPKVIFSVANQIKEIVELGVQVAVVVGGGNIWRGLSGSSKGMDRATADYMGMLATIMNSLALQDGLEKVNVPTRVQTSIEMRQVAEPYIRRRAIRHLEKMRVVIFAAGTGNPYFSTDTTAALRAAEIEAEVILMAKNKVDGVYSADPSLDPNAKKYDQLTFLEVLNKGLGVMDSTASSLCMDNSIPLIVFNISEEGNIRRAVMGDKIGTLVKGE, from the coding sequence ATGCCACTTCCTGCCTATAAACGGGTTGTGTTAAAGTTGAGTGGGGAAGCTTTGGCGGGGGACTTAGGGTATGGTATTGACCCAAAAGTTATTTTCTCCGTCGCTAACCAGATCAAGGAAATCGTAGAATTGGGTGTACAAGTCGCAGTAGTCGTCGGAGGAGGTAACATCTGGCGCGGACTTTCCGGCAGCTCCAAAGGAATGGATCGGGCAACAGCCGATTACATGGGTATGCTGGCCACAATTATGAACTCACTCGCCTTGCAGGATGGGTTAGAAAAAGTGAACGTCCCGACTCGTGTTCAAACCTCGATTGAGATGAGACAGGTAGCAGAACCATACATACGCCGTCGTGCCATTCGCCATTTGGAAAAAATGCGCGTGGTTATCTTCGCTGCCGGTACTGGTAACCCTTACTTTTCAACAGATACGACTGCAGCGCTGCGTGCAGCTGAGATTGAAGCTGAAGTAATCCTGATGGCGAAAAACAAGGTAGACGGTGTTTACTCTGCAGACCCAAGCCTTGACCCGAACGCTAAGAAGTACGACCAGTTGACATTCCTGGAAGTGCTGAATAAAGGTTTAGGTGTCATGGATTCAACAGCGTCCAGCTTGTGCATGGATAACAGTATTCCGTTGATCGTCTTTAACATTTCTGAAGAAGGCAATATTCGTCGGGCAGTAATGGGCGACAAAATCGGTACTCTAGTGAAAGGGGAATAA
- a CDS encoding FliA/WhiG family RNA polymerase sigma factor: MARLTSQEKAKEFDKWVMWKQEGSREAEVDLVTRFLPLVDKVANRLAINLPSNVDKDDLISYGRFGLLDALAKFDHTRGLQFETYAMWRIRGAMIDGLRENDWIPRTVRDKAKKIEEAYTTLEQQMLRMPTDQEVSDYLGISKKELQQVFLETSLASMVSIDEAVGDEDEQKTARHSYIIDEITPRPDNVAEVSSLKEVLVTVIDKLPEKERLVVSLFYFEEMTLSEIAEIMSLSPSRISQLHSKALFRLRSALSRWKSQLM; this comes from the coding sequence GTGGCACGGCTAACCAGTCAAGAAAAAGCAAAAGAGTTCGATAAATGGGTCATGTGGAAGCAAGAGGGAAGTCGCGAGGCGGAGGTTGACTTGGTCACGCGGTTTTTGCCACTGGTAGACAAGGTGGCAAATCGGTTGGCAATTAATCTGCCATCAAATGTGGACAAGGATGACTTGATTAGTTATGGGCGCTTTGGGCTATTGGACGCTTTGGCTAAATTCGATCACACCCGGGGTCTCCAATTTGAGACGTACGCTATGTGGAGGATTCGTGGCGCAATGATCGATGGACTACGCGAGAACGACTGGATCCCTCGTACTGTTCGAGACAAGGCCAAAAAAATCGAAGAAGCATACACCACCTTGGAACAGCAAATGCTGCGAATGCCAACCGATCAAGAAGTGTCTGATTATCTGGGAATAAGCAAAAAGGAGCTTCAACAGGTTTTCTTGGAAACCTCTCTTGCCAGCATGGTTTCAATCGATGAAGCAGTAGGGGATGAAGACGAACAAAAAACAGCAAGGCATTCGTATATCATCGACGAGATCACACCTCGGCCTGATAATGTGGCGGAAGTATCCAGCTTAAAAGAGGTTCTAGTAACGGTCATCGACAAGTTGCCTGAAAAGGAACGACTGGTTGTCTCCTTGTTTTATTTTGAAGAAATGACCTTATCAGAAATTGCGGAAATCATGAGCTTGTCACCTTCAAGAATATCCCAGTTGCACTCCAAAGCTCTTTTCCGACTTCGTTCTGCGTTGTCCAGATGGAAATCGCAATTGATGTAA
- a CDS encoding phosphatidate cytidylyltransferase, with translation MKQRIITGLIGGAAFLLLMYAGGVWYSLLVFLLAVIGYFEFMRMAGIQSFYLAGLLGYVLMLSILWPSLLFSDWLSISMPDLMLPVILLLLIYSVLRKNQFHIEHVALTLVGALYIGYGFTYMAATRNLPEGFMLTVMVIMGIWSTDSGAYFVGKAIGKRKLWPEISPNKTVEGALGGLFASVLIVLSINASFGHFAIDQALTIALVAGIVGQLGDLVESAFKRHFHVKDSGQLIPGHGGVLDRFDSFLLVFPVLHLLGIV, from the coding sequence TTGAAGCAACGTATAATAACAGGCCTGATTGGTGGGGCTGCTTTTCTATTATTGATGTATGCTGGTGGAGTTTGGTACTCACTATTAGTGTTTTTACTGGCTGTCATTGGTTATTTTGAATTTATGAGAATGGCTGGCATTCAGTCATTTTATTTGGCAGGATTGCTCGGATATGTATTGATGTTAAGCATTTTGTGGCCGTCTCTATTATTTTCGGATTGGCTCAGTATCAGCATGCCGGATCTGATGCTGCCCGTCATCCTGCTCTTGTTGATTTACTCCGTTTTACGGAAAAATCAGTTTCACATCGAACACGTCGCCCTTACGTTGGTGGGGGCGTTATACATAGGCTACGGTTTTACTTATATGGCCGCTACCCGAAACCTACCTGAAGGATTCATGCTTACGGTGATGGTCATTATGGGAATCTGGTCGACTGATTCGGGCGCCTATTTTGTCGGAAAAGCAATAGGTAAACGTAAACTGTGGCCAGAAATTAGTCCAAACAAGACGGTGGAAGGGGCCTTAGGAGGTCTCTTCGCTTCGGTCTTGATTGTTCTTTCCATCAATGCTAGCTTTGGACATTTTGCGATTGATCAGGCATTGACCATCGCTCTTGTTGCAGGGATCGTCGGGCAATTGGGGGATTTGGTGGAGTCGGCTTTCAAGAGACATTTCCATGTAAAAGATTCAGGACAACTCATTCCGGGTCACGGGGGCGTTTTGGATCGCTTTGATAGTTTTTTGCTCGTCTTTCCGGTTCTACATCTATTAGGTATTGTCTAA
- a CDS encoding isoprenyl transferase yields the protein MLEHLARKWGRKEKQSEPAELDRSGKIPEHVAIIMDGNGRWANKRSLPRVAGHRAGMKAVKEVVKAADEIGVRYMTMYAFSTENWKRPRDEVDFLMKLPQEFLSTELDELIERGVRIRMLGSKNELPSHTLKALLEAEERTKDNSGLQLNFALNYGGRDELAKAFSEMAAQVKAGELQPEELTEELISSYLYTSEIPDPDLLIRTSGEIRLSNFMLWQLAYTELWFTDVLWPDFTREHFYQAIVEYQGRARRYGAV from the coding sequence ATGTTAGAACATCTGGCGCGCAAATGGGGCCGCAAAGAAAAGCAATCGGAGCCAGCCGAGTTGGATCGTTCCGGTAAGATTCCGGAACATGTGGCGATTATTATGGATGGTAACGGTCGTTGGGCCAATAAGCGCAGTTTACCCCGGGTTGCCGGGCACCGTGCAGGAATGAAAGCAGTAAAAGAAGTCGTCAAGGCTGCAGACGAGATCGGCGTGCGTTATATGACGATGTACGCATTCTCTACCGAAAACTGGAAGCGTCCACGCGATGAAGTGGATTTTCTCATGAAACTTCCGCAGGAATTTTTGTCGACAGAATTGGATGAATTAATAGAACGTGGTGTCCGCATACGCATGCTGGGCAGTAAAAACGAACTGCCTTCTCATACGCTGAAAGCATTGCTGGAAGCAGAAGAGAGAACGAAGGACAATAGCGGTCTTCAATTGAATTTTGCCCTGAATTACGGGGGGCGAGATGAACTTGCAAAAGCATTCTCAGAGATGGCAGCACAAGTAAAAGCAGGCGAGCTACAACCAGAAGAACTGACAGAGGAATTGATATCGAGCTACCTGTATACAAGCGAAATTCCCGATCCAGACCTCTTGATTCGTACAAGTGGAGAGATTCGCTTGAGTAACTTTATGCTGTGGCAATTAGCATATACAGAATTATGGTTTACGGACGTGCTATGGCCTGATTTTACCCGTGAACATTTTTATCAAGCAATCGTGGAATACCAAGGCCGAGCTCGTCGCTACGGGGCGGTATAG
- the frr gene encoding ribosome recycling factor, whose protein sequence is MPQTVLNDMEDRMNKAINALKRDLSSLRAGRANPAMLDRVTVDYYGTPTPISQLANISVPEPRMLTIQPWDKTALKEIDRALQQSDLGISPSNDGVIIRLIIPPLTEERRKELVKLAGKGGEEAKVAIRNIRRDANDEIKKLEKAATISEDDSRRHQETIQKTTDKFIAEVDKIVKDKEKDILEV, encoded by the coding sequence ATGCCACAAACTGTGCTAAATGACATGGAAGATCGCATGAATAAAGCGATCAATGCTTTGAAAAGAGATCTGTCCAGCCTGCGTGCAGGTCGTGCGAACCCAGCGATGCTGGATCGTGTTACAGTAGACTACTACGGCACGCCAACGCCGATTAGCCAATTGGCAAACATCAGCGTACCAGAACCACGTATGCTGACAATCCAGCCTTGGGATAAAACGGCGCTCAAAGAAATTGACCGTGCGTTGCAACAATCGGATTTGGGAATTTCTCCATCCAATGATGGCGTGATTATCCGCCTGATCATTCCTCCACTCACAGAAGAACGTCGTAAAGAGCTCGTGAAGCTGGCAGGAAAAGGTGGAGAAGAGGCAAAAGTAGCGATTCGTAACATCCGTCGTGATGCAAACGATGAAATCAAAAAGCTTGAAAAAGCTGCTACTATTTCTGAGGACGATTCTCGTCGTCATCAAGAAACCATACAAAAAACGACGGATAAATTCATCGCCGAAGTTGACAAGATCGTTAAGGACAAAGAGAAAGACATTTTGGAAGTATAG
- a CDS encoding DUF342 domain-containing protein: protein MMEGIGNYKIEVKISADKLEAEILLRMDEQDIDEIVILETDVYKALQASNVKYGILDDVVRDLCTLPAKYANARVKVAQGIAPVAGTDGTIEYPYLASINEGEGPKELEDGRVDFYNVTTIPNVAKGQLLARKIPASQGQPGTAVTGEPIAPKAGKEINIKPGKNVVLNQERTMLYAAIDGQVSFTEQAKMNVFPVFEVNGDVDFGVGNIDFVGTVVIRGNVLNGFRVKSSGDIRVLGSVEGAELYAEGSIEIKSGIVAQDKGCIVAGKDVRTSFIQNANVTAGNQVIVSQSIMFSTVRAGKQIICKGSKGFIIGGVLQAGEKIVARVFGNSSATPTILEVGVKPELRQELANIQKELQNVYENLRKTDQGLGVMNQILQVSKELPADKRLMQIKLTNTRLVLEKESKELEARRNDIELELKGEGPAAIEAYHVMYPGIKMTFGKLVHFIKHEYARTRFIVLDGEISTATLI from the coding sequence ATGATGGAAGGGATCGGGAATTATAAAATAGAAGTAAAAATTTCAGCTGATAAATTGGAGGCCGAAATACTTCTTCGTATGGACGAACAAGATATCGATGAAATTGTCATCTTGGAAACAGATGTCTATAAAGCCTTACAAGCAAGCAATGTGAAATATGGAATTCTCGATGATGTAGTTCGGGACTTGTGCACCTTACCCGCGAAGTATGCAAACGCGAGAGTAAAGGTTGCTCAAGGGATTGCACCTGTGGCCGGAACCGATGGGACTATCGAGTACCCTTATTTGGCATCTATTAATGAAGGGGAAGGTCCAAAAGAGCTAGAGGATGGCCGAGTTGATTTTTATAATGTGACGACAATCCCTAATGTAGCAAAAGGACAACTCTTGGCACGTAAAATACCAGCAAGCCAGGGACAACCAGGCACAGCAGTTACCGGAGAGCCCATCGCTCCCAAAGCCGGCAAGGAAATAAACATAAAGCCTGGGAAAAATGTTGTGCTCAATCAAGAGCGGACGATGCTATACGCCGCTATTGACGGACAAGTATCCTTTACGGAACAGGCAAAAATGAACGTGTTTCCCGTATTTGAAGTAAACGGGGATGTTGATTTTGGTGTTGGCAATATTGATTTTGTGGGAACGGTGGTCATTCGCGGGAACGTATTGAATGGCTTTCGCGTAAAGTCATCAGGAGATATACGCGTACTTGGCAGTGTAGAAGGGGCCGAGCTGTACGCGGAAGGTTCTATTGAGATCAAAAGCGGGATTGTTGCCCAGGACAAAGGCTGCATTGTTGCGGGGAAAGATGTCCGGACATCCTTTATCCAAAACGCCAATGTAACGGCTGGCAATCAAGTGATTGTTTCACAAAGCATCATGTTCTCCACCGTACGTGCCGGAAAGCAAATCATTTGCAAAGGGTCAAAAGGATTCATTATTGGCGGCGTACTGCAGGCTGGGGAAAAGATTGTGGCACGAGTATTTGGGAACAGCAGCGCCACTCCTACGATACTCGAAGTAGGAGTAAAACCGGAATTAAGACAAGAACTTGCGAACATTCAAAAAGAACTACAAAATGTGTATGAAAATTTACGCAAAACAGATCAAGGCCTTGGCGTTATGAATCAGATCCTTCAAGTCAGCAAGGAACTTCCAGCAGACAAACGTCTCATGCAAATCAAGCTAACCAATACTCGTTTGGTTCTGGAAAAAGAAAGTAAGGAATTGGAAGCGCGCAGAAATGATATTGAACTCGAGCTAAAAGGGGAAGGCCCAGCAGCTATTGAGGCATATCATGTAATGTATCCAGGAATTAAAATGACGTTTGGAAAGCTGGTGCACTTTATCAAGCACGAGTATGCGAGAACGCGATTTATTGTGCTGGACGGTGAAATTAGCACAGCAACTCTCATCTAA
- a CDS encoding 1-deoxy-D-xylulose-5-phosphate reductoisomerase codes for MKKIALLGSTGSVGTSTLEVVDQHPEDFSVVAMAAGTNVDLLTRQVEKFKPELVSVGNEKAAVELRDRLAGKSQPEIVYGAEGLELVARHEAANFVMTAVVGSVGVAPTLAAIEAGKTIGLANKETLVSAGPVVMKRAKEKGVSIIPVDSEHSAVYQCLQGERKEDVARVILTASGGSFRHLSREDLQQVTVEQALAHPNWSMGAKITIDSATMMNKGFEVIEAHWLFDLPYEQIECVLHYESIIHSMVEYKDRAVMAQLGTPDMKVPIQYAMSYPIRKELPTEPLDLVKIATLHFAAMDYERYPLLKLAYECGMAGGTHTAVLNAANEVAVDRFLKGAISFLDIEKVVRKTCEAHLGVASPELSDIFAADEWARSYALVSI; via the coding sequence GTGAAAAAAATAGCGCTCTTAGGTTCAACGGGGTCAGTTGGAACGAGCACGCTTGAAGTCGTAGACCAGCATCCAGAGGATTTTTCGGTGGTGGCTATGGCTGCTGGAACAAACGTCGACCTACTAACACGCCAGGTGGAAAAATTCAAGCCCGAGCTCGTATCTGTGGGAAATGAGAAGGCTGCCGTTGAACTGCGAGATAGATTGGCGGGCAAGTCTCAACCAGAAATCGTTTACGGTGCCGAAGGATTGGAACTGGTTGCCCGTCATGAAGCTGCCAATTTCGTTATGACCGCTGTTGTGGGCAGTGTAGGGGTCGCACCTACACTCGCTGCGATTGAGGCGGGAAAAACAATTGGACTGGCCAACAAAGAGACACTGGTGAGCGCTGGCCCTGTTGTCATGAAACGAGCGAAAGAAAAAGGTGTATCGATTATTCCAGTAGACAGCGAGCATTCAGCTGTCTACCAATGTCTGCAAGGAGAGCGCAAGGAGGATGTGGCGCGGGTCATTTTGACCGCTTCAGGCGGTTCGTTCCGTCATCTCTCTCGCGAGGATCTACAGCAAGTGACAGTTGAGCAGGCATTGGCTCATCCGAATTGGAGCATGGGTGCAAAGATTACCATCGATTCTGCCACCATGATGAACAAAGGTTTTGAAGTGATCGAGGCTCATTGGCTGTTCGATTTACCTTATGAGCAAATCGAATGCGTATTGCATTATGAAAGTATCATACACTCTATGGTAGAATACAAAGACAGAGCGGTCATGGCCCAACTCGGTACACCGGATATGAAGGTTCCGATTCAGTACGCCATGAGCTATCCCATCAGAAAAGAACTGCCTACAGAACCACTTGATTTGGTCAAGATCGCCACGCTTCATTTTGCTGCCATGGATTATGAGCGTTATCCACTGTTAAAATTAGCGTATGAGTGCGGCATGGCAGGAGGTACGCATACTGCAGTACTGAATGCAGCCAATGAAGTCGCAGTTGATAGGTTCTTGAAGGGAGCGATCAGTTTTTTGGACATCGAAAAGGTCGTCCGAAAAACATGCGAAGCTCACCTTGGTGTAGCGAGCCCAGAGCTTTCAGATATTTTTGCAGCTGATGAGTGGGCACGCTCTTATGCGCTCGTTTCCATCTAA
- a CDS encoding chemotaxis protein CheD — MEIIKIGMADLGVAKPPSKLRTTGLGSCVGVVLYDHIHKIAGMAHVMLPESSLAKGGELTIGKYADTAIPHLIQLMVKAGAETRHTVAKLAGGAQMFAFLGNNDTMRIGPRNVEACKLALKDAHIKIVAEDTGGNCGRTIELDATNGILQIRTVNQGVKEV; from the coding sequence ATGGAGATTATTAAGATAGGGATGGCTGATCTCGGTGTGGCAAAGCCGCCGAGCAAGCTGCGTACTACCGGTTTAGGTTCTTGCGTAGGAGTAGTACTCTACGATCATATCCATAAAATTGCAGGTATGGCACATGTTATGCTCCCTGAATCGTCTTTGGCTAAAGGCGGGGAGCTAACGATAGGAAAATATGCAGATACAGCAATCCCTCATCTGATTCAGTTGATGGTGAAGGCTGGTGCGGAGACGAGACACACAGTTGCGAAATTGGCTGGTGGCGCACAAATGTTCGCGTTTTTAGGAAATAATGACACCATGCGGATTGGGCCTCGGAATGTAGAGGCGTGCAAACTTGCATTGAAGGATGCTCATATAAAGATCGTGGCAGAAGATACAGGGGGAAACTGCGGTCGGACAATAGAGTTAGATGCCACAAACGGCATTCTTCAAATCAGGACCGTAAATCAAGGTGTGAAGGAAGTATAA
- a CDS encoding DNA polymerase III subunit gamma/tau, with translation MSEVWPMRKQELLFGFGAGLIVATSIIGLLAPKQTAQAPAMTVDQMKVAAQELEMVVLTADEYKQWQEEKKVNVQPAPGVPKAPVTPKVGQTVAPVTKQPQTPTVQPTTPAASSEQKVTPPTDPVNKDVQPTPTVPNTQTPTSPNAEAPLADKKVSFTVPYKATAEDVAQILVKEGILPADNQFVAQLRASDKLNRIRVGTYEVSTAAKEADIVKLITTPPKK, from the coding sequence ATGAGCGAGGTCTGGCCGATGCGTAAACAAGAGCTATTATTCGGGTTTGGAGCAGGTCTGATTGTGGCTACCTCCATTATCGGACTGTTGGCTCCTAAGCAGACTGCGCAAGCTCCGGCGATGACTGTCGATCAAATGAAAGTAGCCGCACAAGAGCTGGAAATGGTCGTACTTACAGCAGATGAATACAAACAGTGGCAAGAAGAAAAGAAAGTGAACGTCCAGCCAGCTCCTGGAGTGCCCAAGGCGCCAGTTACGCCAAAGGTAGGACAAACAGTGGCGCCTGTGACAAAGCAACCGCAGACGCCAACTGTACAGCCTACGACACCTGCAGCTTCATCGGAGCAAAAGGTGACTCCGCCAACAGATCCAGTGAATAAGGACGTCCAGCCTACTCCTACCGTACCGAATACACAGACACCAACATCACCAAATGCGGAGGCACCTTTGGCGGATAAGAAGGTTTCTTTCACTGTTCCTTACAAAGCAACCGCAGAGGATGTAGCGCAGATTTTAGTAAAGGAAGGAATTCTTCCTGCCGACAATCAATTTGTGGCCCAACTACGTGCCAGTGACAAGCTAAATCGTATTCGAGTCGGCACCTATGAAGTGTCGACTGCCGCTAAGGAAGCAGACATCGTCAAATTGATAACAACGCCGCCTAAAAAATAG